Proteins co-encoded in one Fusarium musae strain F31 chromosome 3, whole genome shotgun sequence genomic window:
- the FSR5 gene encoding fusarubin cluster-dehydrogenase (SMCOG1001:short-chain dehydrogenase/reductase SDR~antiSMASH:Cluster_3.1), with the protein MASLGKYVSKLAGSRVLVIGGSSGIGFGVAEAAIQNGASSVFISSSSQTKISSAIERLKENNQSAKAQLHGFPCNLGSPDTLTSEVENLFTEVAKSGKLDHVVFTAGDKLAVGKLEDFTLDAIRQAGTVRFFAPLVVAQQLRKHLNESGSSSFTVATGGATEHVSKDWSIMYSYLSGLRGMIRGLAVDLAPIRVNAVAQGPTDTEIWSYVKEMGYWDNVTGHLKGRMTTGEIGKVEDVVEAYLYLMKNKNTSGSVVETTGGTLLS; encoded by the coding sequence ATGGCCTCACTCGGAAAATATGTCTCCAAGCTCGCAGGATCTCGCGTCCTTGTCATCGGCGGTTCATCAGGAATCGGCTTTGGCGTCGCAGAAGCAGCGATCCAGAATGGCGCTTCCTctgtcttcatctcctcttcttcccagaCAAAAATCTCCAGCGCCATTGAGCGCCTCAAGGAGAACAACCAATCTGCCAAGGCCCAACTCCACGGGTTTCCCTGCAACTTGGGCTCGCCTGACACACTCACCTCCGAGGTTGAGAACCTCTTCACCGAGGTCGCCAAGTCTGGCAAGCTAGATCATGTTGTCTTCACAGCTGGTGACAAGCTCGCTGTTGGGAAGCTGGAGGATTTCACTCTCGATGCTATTCGTCAAGCTGGCACCGTGCGCTTCTTCGCACCTCTCGTTGTCGCGCAGCAACTCCGCAAGCACCTGAACGAAAgcggctcatcatcattcacCGTCGCCACCGGTGGTGCAACAGAGCACGTCTCCAAGGATTGGTCAATCATGTATTCTTACCTCTCTGGTCTTCGCGGCATGATCCGTGGATTGGCTGTTGATCTTGCGCCGATTCGCGTCAATGCTGTTGCGCAGGGCCCGACAGACACTGAGATCTGGAGCTACGTCAAGGAGATGGGGTATTGGGATAATGTGACTGGGCACTTGAAGGGAAGGATGACGACGGGGGAGATAGGAaaggttgaggatgttgtggaGGCGTATTTGTacttgatgaagaacaagaatacTTCGGGTAGTGTTGTTGAGACTACAGGAGGAACATTGCTGTCTTAG
- the FSR6 gene encoding fusarubin cluster-transcription factor (EggNog:ENOG41~antiSMASH:Cluster_3.1), which translates to MSETRSAKPVRLRLACDACTTAKVRCSRTHPCERCEDNGQAKECCYSASRRHGKRARQRKSAQDSGGLTTQFTSAWEDYSTYSTGNLEMLDSWASRTVDFDDGNGISWVDPWRSLGFVSDTTASQSSGMVSPDLSLSTEPTLSIKASDPTAMHSHDCEALALKVLRSLHCNTNTDQKSSPIPQKQTCSTPSIDTVLSVNKAALTNLIPLLKCHCARNPHIAMLHSAILSKVIFWYRVAVTARYHTDGVELRPMKIQLGMLDLDDEDQATLQRTVVLRELRKAEKVMETFDSFAGGDDGGLNWHVVAVRNMREELQGIIQKIKKGQGEMM; encoded by the coding sequence ATGTCCGAGACTCGGTCCGCTAAGCCCGTCCGGCTGCGCCTCGCTTGCGACGCTTGTACAACAGCCAAAGTCCGCTGCAGCAGGACTCACCCCTGCGAGCGCTGCGAGGACAACGGGCAGGCCAAGGAGTGCTGCTACAGTGCTTCACGACGACACGGCAAGCGGGCGCGACAGAGGAAGAGTGCGCAAGATAGTGGCGGTCTTACGACGCAGTTTACGAGTGCGTGGGAGGACTACAGTACATACTCGACTGGCAATCTCGAGATGCTTGATAGTTGGGCATCGCGCACTGTCGACTTTGACGATGGGAATGGTATATCTTGGGTTGATCCGTGGAGATCGCTGGGTTTTGTGTCGGATACTACAGCGTCGCAGTCGAGTGGTATGGTATCACCTGATTTGAGCTTATCGACTGAGCCGACATTGTCGATCAAGGCGTCGGACCCAACAGCTATGCACTCTCACGATTGCGAGGCTCTTGCTCTCAAAGTGTTGAGATCACTGCACTGCAACACAAACACAGACCAAAAGTCCTCCCCCATTCCTCAAAAACAAACCTGCTCAACACCGTCTATTGACACAGTCTTATCCGTCAACAAAGCCGCTCTCACAAATCTCATCCCCCTTCTCAAATGCCACTGCGCACGAAACCCCCATATCGCAATGCTACACAGCGCAATTTTATCAAAGGTTATTTTCTGGTACAGAGTTGCAGTCACAGCACGGTATCACACCGACGGAGTGGAACTACGACCTATGAAGATCCAGCTTGGGATGTtggatcttgatgatgaggatcaaGCTACACTGCAACGGACTGTGGTTTTGAGAGAGCTGAGAAAGGCGGAGAAGGTCATGGAGACATTTGATTCTTTTGCTGGAGGGGATGATGGCGGTTTGAATTGGCATGTTGTTGCTGTGAGGAATATGAGGGAGGAGTTGCAGGGAATTATTCAGAAGATTAAGAAAGGTCAAGGAGAGATGATGTGA
- a CDS encoding hypothetical protein (EggNog:ENOG41~antiSMASH:Cluster_3.1) translates to MQFSILAAIIAATIGKYSDAARSEIPATRSFFYVGGRYDDDGDGGHVFRDQMYVEKLAPVKGAWKDTPIVMIHGMAQTGTNFLNKPDGGVGWASRFIQQGYEVYIVDQTFRGRSAWMPGQGAAELSTLSAESVEVAFTDSRTHMLWPQAANHTQWPGSGVRGDPVFDAFYSSNVEFVDNTTYQQTSVQAAGAALLDRIGKPAVLLGHSQGSFMPTLIADLRPELTKSIVLLEAAGPPFKDEIFKFGGEFPRPWGLWDVPITYNPPVKDPKKDLLQKVHAQKDSLSTECILQADEPSPRRLVNLVDIPILIVTGEASYHMPYEHCTAAYYRQAGCSKTEHIELGTIGIHGNGHMLFMEKNSDEIHAVVEKWIRKS, encoded by the exons ATGCAGTTTTCTATTCTCGCTGCTATCATCGCAGCGACGATCGGAAAATACTCCGATGCCGCGCGCTCTGAAATACCCGCTACACGATCGTTCTTCTACGTCGGCGGGCGGTACGACGATGACGGTGATGGCGGTCATGTTTTTCGGGACCAGATGTATGTTGAGAAACTTGCCCCCGTTAAGGGAGCTTGGAAAGATACGCCTATCGTTATGATTCACGGTATGGCGCAGACAGGCACG AATTTCCTGAACAAGCCCGACGGCGGAGTTGGTTGGGCCTCGAGGTTTATTCAGCAGGGCTACGAGGTGTACATTGTAGATCAGACTTTCCGGGGAAGATCTGCTTGGATGCCGGGACAAGGCGCGGCTGAGCTTAGCACTCTTTCGGCCGAGTCTGTGGAGGTTGCGTTTACTGATTCAAGGACACATATGCTCTGGCCCCAGGCTGCGAACCATACCCAATGGCCTGGTTCTGGTGTTCGGGGCGATCCAGTATTTGACGCGTTTTACAGCTCGAATGTGGAGTTTGTTGATAATACGACCTATCAGCAGACTTCGGTTCAGGCAGCTGGTGCAGCTTTGTTGGATAGGATTGGCAAACCGGCTGTTCTTCTGGGACATAGTCAAGGAAGCTTTATGCCTACTCTGATTGCTGACTTGAGGCCGGAGCTTACGAAGAGTATCGTGTTGCTGGAAGCTGCTGGGCCACCGTTCAAAGATGAGATATTCAAGTTTGGTGGCGAGTTTCCTAGGCCCTGGGGTCTGTGGGATGTTCCTATCACGTATAACCCCCCTGTGAAAGACCCGAAGAAGGACCTTTTGCAAAAGGTTCATGCTCAGAAGGATAGTTTGTCTACGGAGTGCATACTTCAGGCAGATGAACCTTCGCCCCGAAGGTTGGTCAACTTGGTGGACATTCCTATTCTTATTGTCACGGGTGAGGCCTCATACCATATGCCATATGAGCACTGCACAGCTGCGTATTATAGACAAGCGGGATGTTCGAAGACGGAACATATTGAGCTGGGGACCATTGGTATTCATGGGAATGGGCATATGCTTTTCATGGAAAAGAACAGTGATGAGATACATGCTGTTGTCGAGAAGTGGATACGTAAAAGTTAG
- a CDS encoding hypothetical protein (antiSMASH:Cluster_3.1), with protein sequence MSNAGSPSTTLTRVRNSPCEMERLFSRESRYTIWRELWLWLAQSQKELGIVYLVPNPNTNTPMEERIIEDEALEQLRCCCRALNYQASAQQRCTLTPDHVLQYHFVTDLDAPKSKHWLNLGVTHEYTLENTEQILMARAVDILNTKIAMLLYRLKSFAMDHRDVQCLVYKSGSGTPAPYITTVGERIAGWAKTLGTLLRAFQILRCKIGSAGSQPITSSEQNCISFFDKMSMLQHRCGINALLGRLCTSLGDTALQIAKDLDHFDLTGQLVQKGATNNGPPVTAEDPSYKQSPLLILKIAANTLREVADDFKNPNVSKIYGCEEYIMARLFKHAARVVRVLQSIVESLYYDAQSAYTIKWVKMPSMMASPLVGRLVNRHEDRATIMRHLRAVCINEDRMTLPFQLRVGRFLARLVNHEFFRRHADDVRNAVLSVDDVSCFEKRVDEICGQNGIIAMRLQPYQAYIREMTAGEARPQSPPTIQAAPGH encoded by the exons ATGTCTAACGCAGGATCACCTTCTACTACCCTCACCAGGGTGCGCAACAGCCCCTGCGAAATGGAAAGACTGTTCAGCCGAGAATCACGGTATACCATCTGGCGGGAACTTTGGCTATGGCTGGCACAAAGCCAGAAGGAGCTTGGCATCGTCTACCTCGTTCCCAACCCCAATACCAATACCCCCATGGAAGAGAGAATCATCGAAGACGAAGCTCTTGAACAGCTGAGGTGCTGTTGCCGTGCCTTAAACTACCAAGCCAGTGCTCAGCAAAGGTGCACTCTGACTCCTGATCATGTATTG CAATACCACTTCGTCACTGATCTCGACGCCCCTAAATCCAAGCACTGGCTCAATCTCGGCGTCACCCACGAGTACACCCTCGAAAACACGGAGCAGATCCTCATGGCTCGTGCCGTGGATATCCTGAACACCAAGATCGCAATGCTTCTCTACCGACTAAAAAGCTTTGCCATGGATCATAGGGATGTACAGTGTCTCGTGTACAAGTCAGGCTCCGGAACACCGGCACCCTACATTACAACAGTCGGAGAGAGGA TTGCTGGCTGGGCTAAGACGCTCGGTACACTCCTGCGGGCTTTTCAGATACTTCGATGCAAAATCGGATCGGCTGGATCTCAGCCAATTACTTCAAGCGAACAGAACTGCATTTCCTTTTTTGACAAGATGTCTATGCTCCAGCA CCGTTGTGGCATCAACGCACTTTTGGGGCGCCTGTGTACTAGTCTGGGCGACACGGCTCTTCAAATTGCTAAAGATCTGGATCATTTTGACTTGACTGGTCAGTTGGTCCAGAAGGGGGCGACTAACAATGGCCCACCTGTCACA GCGGAAGATCCATCGTACAAACAGTCTCCGCTCCTAATTCTAAAGATCGCTGCAAACACACTCAGGGAAGTAGCAGATGATTTCAAGAATCCAAATGTGTCCAAGATTTATGGATGT GAGGAATACATCATGGCACGGCTATTCAAGCACGCTGCGCGAGTCGTCAGGGTACTCCAAAGCATCGTCGAGAGCCTCTACTACGATGCACAGAGCGCCTACACCATCAAGTGGGTCAAGATGCCATCCATGATGGCCTCCCCTCTCGTCGGTAGACTAGTGAACCGCCACGAGGATCGAGCGAC CATTATGAGGCATCTGAGGGCCGTTTGCATCAACGAAGACAGGATGACTCTCCCATTTCAACTTCGAGTGGGACGTTTTCTGGCCAGACTCGTCAATCACGAGTTCTTCAGAAGACATGCTGATGACGTTCGCAATGCTGTCCTGTCAGTCGATGATGTCTCTTGTTTTGAAAAACGAGTTGATGAGATCTGCGGACAGAATGGTATCATTGCCATGAGACTTCAACCTTACCAGGCCTATATTCGAGAGATGACTGCTGGAGAGGCACGTCCGCAGTCACCTCCGACGATTCAGGCTGCCCCGGGCCACTAG